AACAAGAGGTGGCCGTGGTGGTGTTGCTTTTCTCAGAGCAGACCTCAGACGCTGTGGCCAGAGAGAGCATCTTTTCGAAAAAGAGCCTCTTCTCCTCGTAGGCCTTTGAAGCATCCTCAGCAGTGTTGTAGGTTCCCAACCAGACCCGAGTTTTGTTGAAAGGGTCACGAATTTCAGCTGCCCATTTGCCCCATTTCCTTTGCCTCACGCCTCTGAAGGGTGAATTGGTTGGTTTCTTCGGGGTTTTAGACCAAACCCCGAACTTGGGTTTAGGCGTTGGGGTTTTGATTCCATTGTTGCAAGAAGTCTCATGCTCAACAACCAGCTTAGCTGGCCTTGTGAAATGAAACGGAAGAGTGACTTCTTTCACAACGCGTTTGTAAAACTTTCGGTCAATCCCTTCATCTTCGGAAGATGAGTCGTCAGTAGCGTCAGGATCAGAGCAGATTATCCGAACCTTCCTCACCATCTTGGGCTCTTCTGCAGGAAACTGTTGCTCCCTCTTCGACTTCTTGAAACTATTCTTTTGAATGAGCCGTGGTTTACGAAGCTCAGTCATTTTCAGTAACGAGTTGAAAGATAACCCTCTCCAAAACCCCAAATTTtaccaggaaaaaaaaaacaaaaattggtGTTTGAGATTCAAGATGAGGGAGGTATTAGGTAAGATCCACTCTCAGGAAtaagaagaggaaagaaaaTCGCTTTATATGAAAAGGTTGAATGCTTTGTATTCCAGAACAA
This is a stretch of genomic DNA from Argentina anserina chromosome 4, drPotAnse1.1, whole genome shotgun sequence. It encodes these proteins:
- the LOC126791969 gene encoding ethylene-responsive transcription factor ERF118-like; the encoded protein is MTELRKPRLIQKNSFKKSKREQQFPAEEPKMVRKVRIICSDPDATDDSSSEDEGIDRKFYKRVVKEVTLPFHFTRPAKLVVEHETSCNNGIKTPTPKPKFGVWSKTPKKPTNSPFRGVRQRKWGKWAAEIRDPFNKTRVWLGTYNTAEDASKAYEEKRLFFEKMLSLATASEVCSEKSNTTTATSCSVARSVNNAQQPAVSSEEESDCVYSQRSPASVLDVETCASNNIRSSGDSDSGGDMENEDVGTNALGQLPIPNDLGFMDEQQFGPELNFDGIEPLSFQAEIDSLLLEEIGQFFNEFGSIDDVHIGGFEGNEPSNLPDCDFDDLGKDDFAGWMSETSNVHCQ